DNA from Elusimicrobiota bacterium:
CAGTGTATTCAACCCGTATCCCGATAAAGAAAGGTGTTGTATTATAGCCTTCTCCCCGCGGTCGGAAAACGCAAATACTGTATCCCCGGAATTCCCTTTTGCGATAACAATATCATCTTTCACCTCGGGTAATGCCTGAGAAAGTTCTTCCTCCAAAACCTTTTGTTCAACATCAACCTTTGCGGCATCCCATTCTTCAATACTAATATTCCCATCCCCGTTTTTATCGTATAACATCAACTGCTGCTTATTATTTTTTAACCCGCGCAACCGTTCCGCGATTTTTTCTTTTCGGTCATCACCATAATCCTTAAACTCCCGTACTGTTCCTATGATAAAGAACGTCTCCCCAGGTTTTATGTACCATTCAGTATAGCGAAACCTTTTTCGTCCCAATGTTTGCCAGATAGAATCCACTATACGATAATCCTGGTTGATAACAACCTCCGCACCCAGCGGGTCTACCAACAACTCGCCTGTATCGTCGGTAACATAAAAATAATTAGTTGACTCCCCCGACCGTACGGTTTTCCAATGCGTTCTCCCTTTTGAATCCCTATCCTCGCGTTCCACACGGAATTTGTAGTATACACACTCAGTACCTGTTATAGGCGAGATAAGTTTCCCGCGTTCTTTTGCTATACCATTAACTTCAGATAAACCCATCGCTACGGACCGTATTTTTGAAGACGGAATGTTTTCGATCAACCTTTTCTTCCTTAACTGCGCATAACCATAAAGTATTGCCACGAACCCTGCAATGAAGAAAACAACATCATGCGCGTAATCGATTAGTCCCGTACAAGAAATATCCATATTTAAGGCATGGCTACTCTAACGCCGAGGATAATGATTCAAACCGCGCGGTGTCAAGTTCAACCTCAGAATACCTTGATGCAATCATTGAAGCGCTATGCGCATCCGAAAATGTCATAAAATTAAGTTTTTTGTTTTTAATAACATCCTTCCCAAAATTAGTATTCACCTCTTTGGGATTAACAACGTCGTGAGTCCGTACCTTAGAATTAATTATCTCCGGCAATACCGCTCTGCGGTAGTCAGTTTTATCCATCCGTGCAGAGATCAGCAACGCTTTACGTTTACGAAAAAAATCGAGTACCTCAGAAAATGACAGGGGAACAACAAACTCGCTGCTGCCATGCATAAACGGCGGCACTTTGAGGTCATCGAGTACAGCGTGGAGTTTATCATACCCTGTCTTAGGATGGAAATATCCCAGGATATTCACTTGATCACACTCATCAATCCGGCAGGTAATTTCTACTCCCGGGATTATCACCAACTTTTTATTTTCATGATAATGCTCATAAATTTCAAGTAAATGAAACGCACCGTCAACACTGTGGTGGTCAGTAATCCCGAGGATATCAATTTTTTTCTCCAGGGCTGTATTAACAATATGAGTATACACCTTCTCGCTTGAGAACTTACTCATCTGCGAGAAACAGTTCGACGCGGGTGTATGAACGTGTAAATCTAAACGGTATACCTGCATTGTTTTGATTTCTTTACTTCCGCGGAAATACTCGCATGCTCTTTCTCATACCCCGGGCGGCCCATCAAAGCATACGTCATTTCCTTACCAGCAACAACCCCGGGCTGATCAAATGTGTTAATGTTAAACAACTCGCCGGCATACGCCGTTGCGTTCTCCAGCATCAACAATACCTGTCCTATATGATACGGCGAAATCTTCGGGAGGTTGATTGTACAGTTCGCCCTTTGTTTTTTTGTTAATGCCAAACGTGTAGCGTCTTCCTCAGCCTTTAATAACTCGTTAAACGTATACCCGCTGAGGTAATGTTTAGGGTCAACATTTTTAGGGATAACAACTTTCTCGCCAAAATCTTCAACTGAAAGAAAAGTAATAACCTTATCATACGGCCCTTCGATATACAACTGCACCTGCGAGTGCTGGTCCGTCACACCCAAAGCCTTAACCGGTGTCGGGCCGACGTTAACAATCTTGCCGTTATTATCTTTCTCTTTACCCAAACTTTCTGCCCATAACTGCCGGAACCAGTCCGCTATGCCGTACAACTGATTTGAGTACGGGAACATTACGTTTATACGTTTACCTTTTTGGTAGAACAGGTACTGTGTTGCTGCGTACATCAATGCCGGGTTCT
Protein-coding regions in this window:
- a CDS encoding GIDE domain-containing protein; the encoded protein is MDISCTGLIDYAHDVVFFIAGFVAILYGYAQLRKKRLIENIPSSKIRSVAMGLSEVNGIAKERGKLISPITGTECVYYKFRVEREDRDSKGRTHWKTVRSGESTNYFYVTDDTGELLVDPLGAEVVINQDYRIVDSIWQTLGRKRFRYTEWYIKPGETFFIIGTVREFKDYGDDRKEKIAERLRGLKNNKQQLMLYDKNGDGNISIEEWDAAKVDVEQKVLEEELSQALPEVKDDIVIAKGNSGDTVFAFSDRGEKAIIQHLSLSGYGLNTLGIVVSIVMVISFLNRAGIILTGHAIPWVEIYKAMSK
- a CDS encoding PHP domain-containing protein, which codes for MQVYRLDLHVHTPASNCFSQMSKFSSEKVYTHIVNTALEKKIDILGITDHHSVDGAFHLLEIYEHYHENKKLVIIPGVEITCRIDECDQVNILGYFHPKTGYDKLHAVLDDLKVPPFMHGSSEFVVPLSFSEVLDFFRKRKALLISARMDKTDYRRAVLPEIINSKVRTHDVVNPKEVNTNFGKDVIKNKKLNFMTFSDAHSASMIASRYSEVELDTARFESLSSALE